One window of Planctomycetia bacterium genomic DNA carries:
- a CDS encoding tyrosine-type recombinase/integrase: MTGEYRESEKWYVGIMLNGREIRIPAFSDKRASDELGRKINDLAAFKAARRALPPDMARWLDTLSGPTRRRLARHGLIDRQSAASFKTLRDHLADYRTALSEQERTPDYVQKSCWRIERIIDGIGAQALPDLSAAAVSRYLASLRKLSRKKGGLSIKSANHYLGCVKGFCNWMVRDGRAGLNPVEYLEALNANTDRKHERRALDPDEILTLLTATRRGPERRGMAAEARYWLYRLAVETGLRSGELRSLTRSSFDLSESAAATVTIAAKSAKNRKAATLPIRPATATDLTAYLADKLPLAAAFTMPRPEKVVVMLREDLAAAEIPYSDAAGCVADFHSLRASFATMLVHGGTDINTAKDLMRHSTIGMTADIYAKKVRRADAVAVEALPDFAVATAEALRATGTGENVGFCLPNSLPKSLPKPCTNRGAAIHRHAQVERAPEDSQVYCESADSVVSDDRELVSVGECQTHGTPPPRGFEPLSPA; the protein is encoded by the coding sequence ATGACCGGCGAGTATCGCGAATCTGAAAAATGGTACGTCGGCATCATGCTGAACGGCCGCGAGATTCGCATACCCGCTTTCAGCGACAAGCGGGCAAGCGATGAACTCGGACGGAAGATAAACGACCTGGCGGCGTTCAAGGCCGCGCGTCGGGCGCTGCCCCCGGATATGGCCCGCTGGCTCGATACGCTGTCTGGCCCAACGCGGCGACGGCTGGCAAGGCATGGCCTGATTGACCGGCAGAGCGCCGCATCATTCAAGACCCTGCGCGACCACCTGGCCGACTATCGCACGGCTCTGAGCGAACAGGAGCGAACGCCGGACTATGTGCAAAAATCATGCTGGCGGATTGAGCGCATTATCGACGGCATCGGAGCGCAGGCGCTGCCCGACCTGAGCGCCGCGGCCGTTTCACGGTATCTTGCTTCTCTGCGGAAACTCTCACGGAAAAAGGGGGGATTGAGCATTAAGAGTGCGAATCACTACCTTGGATGCGTGAAGGGTTTTTGTAATTGGATGGTTCGCGACGGCCGGGCTGGCCTGAACCCCGTGGAATACCTGGAAGCGTTGAACGCTAATACCGACCGGAAGCACGAGCGCCGGGCGCTGGACCCTGACGAGATTCTGACCCTTTTGACGGCGACACGTCGAGGCCCTGAGCGCCGCGGCATGGCGGCCGAGGCGCGATACTGGCTTTATCGCCTTGCGGTCGAAACCGGCTTGCGGTCTGGCGAGCTTCGCAGTCTCACCCGGTCAAGTTTCGACCTGAGCGAATCGGCGGCCGCAACCGTGACGATAGCGGCGAAGAGCGCCAAGAATCGCAAGGCCGCGACGCTGCCGATTCGGCCGGCGACGGCGACGGATTTGACGGCATACCTGGCCGACAAGCTGCCCCTGGCGGCGGCGTTCACCATGCCGCGACCCGAAAAGGTTGTGGTCATGCTGCGCGAGGACTTGGCGGCGGCTGAAATCCCATATTCCGATGCGGCGGGATGCGTGGCCGATTTCCATTCATTGCGGGCGAGCTTCGCGACGATGCTGGTTCACGGCGGTACGGACATCAATACCGCAAAAGACCTGATGCGCCATTCCACGATTGGCATGACGGCCGACATCTACGCAAAAAAGGTACGGCGAGCGGACGCCGTTGCCGTCGAGGCCCTGCCCGATTTTGCCGTCGCGACGGCTGAGGCCCTGCGAGCGACCGGGACAGGGGAAAACGTCGGATTTTGCTTACCGAATAGCTTACCGAAAAGCTTACCGAAACCCTGCACAAACCGAGGCGCGGCGATTCATCGGCATGCACAAGTAGAGCGCGCACCCGAAGATTCGCAAGTCTATTGCGAATCGGCGGATAGCGTCGTAAGTGACGACCGGGAACTGGTTTCCGTCGGTGAGTGCCAAACCCATGGCACACCACCCCCAAGGGGATTCGAACCCCTGTCGCCGGCATGA
- a CDS encoding TerC family protein, with product MIVWLWVGFIALILSLLALDLGVLNRKEHVIGTREALAWTAFWIFLSLVFNGGIYYMYEHHWLGIGLHAGGEESGADAAMKYFTGYVVEKSLSLDNIFVIALIFKYFAVPGAFQHRVLFWGILGALILRGAMIAAGTALIHRFHWVIYVFGALLIATAVKMLVTKEERIEPDRNPFVRVARRLYPVTPDFEGRHFFSRIDGKRAITPLFLVLLVVESTDVLFAVDSIPAIFAITTDPFIVFTSNVFAILGLRSLYFALASVMDKFRYLKASLMLVLVFVGGKMLLSGHYIVPTQISLAVICGVLITGIVTSIVVSGQQQRSRARSPDA from the coding sequence GTGATCGTCTGGCTTTGGGTCGGTTTTATCGCCCTTATTTTATCGCTCCTCGCGCTGGACCTCGGTGTCCTGAACCGAAAGGAACACGTCATCGGCACGCGCGAGGCACTCGCGTGGACTGCGTTCTGGATCTTCCTGTCTCTCGTCTTCAACGGCGGCATTTACTACATGTACGAGCATCACTGGCTCGGCATCGGCCTTCACGCGGGCGGCGAGGAGTCCGGCGCGGACGCGGCGATGAAGTACTTCACCGGCTACGTCGTTGAGAAGTCCCTCAGCCTAGACAACATCTTTGTCATCGCCCTCATTTTTAAGTATTTCGCCGTGCCGGGCGCCTTTCAGCACCGCGTGCTTTTCTGGGGAATCCTCGGGGCGCTGATTCTTCGCGGGGCGATGATCGCCGCCGGTACCGCCCTCATTCACCGCTTCCACTGGGTCATCTATGTCTTTGGGGCCCTGCTCATCGCCACCGCCGTCAAGATGCTCGTGACCAAGGAAGAAAGGATCGAGCCGGACCGAAATCCGTTTGTTCGGGTCGCACGCCGTCTTTATCCCGTAACACCCGACTTCGAGGGGCGGCACTTTTTCTCTCGGATCGACGGCAAACGGGCGATCACACCCCTCTTTCTTGTCCTGCTGGTCGTGGAAAGCACGGATGTCCTCTTTGCCGTCGACTCCATTCCGGCCATCTTCGCGATCACGACCGACCCGTTCATCGTCTTCACGTCGAACGTCTTTGCGATTCTCGGCCTTCGTTCGCTTTACTTCGCCCTGGCCAGCGTGATGGACAAGTTCAGATATCTCAAAGCCAGTCTCATGCTCGTACTCGTCTTCGTCGGCGGGAAAATGCTGCTCTCGGGACATTACATCGTTCCCACGCAGATTTCGCTGGCGGTTATCTGCGGTGTTCTGATCACCGGTATCGTCACGTCAATCGTTGTTTCCGGCCAACAGCAGCGCAGCCGAGCCCGATCTCCGGACGCATAG
- a CDS encoding NCS1 family nucleobase:cation symporter-1 yields the protein MSPPQAEAVAAVAPVQITNGIHELTFAPVESAYHNDDLAPTRLADRKWGMKDIAALWISMAACVPTYMLASGLIAGGMNWWQAVLTVFAGNVIVLIPMVLNAHAGTKYGIPFPVYCRASFGILGANIPALLRALVACGWFGIQAWIGGWAIFTIMAQFFPSWKTLSDTPLGINVAELGCFLFFWSINILVIYKGIESIRILLNIKAPLLLVLGLCLLAWAYNRAGGFGAMLDQPSQFAAGQPKAGQFWTFFVPALTANVGFWATLSLNIPDFTRYAYSQRDQVVGQAVGLPTTMGLYSFIGVAVTSAAFVIYGEDPTLWDPVVLLSRFENKAVLVLAMFALCIATLATNIAANVVSPANDFAHVWPKKINFRVGGYITGAIGIIMMPWKLVEDPTGYIYKWLVAYSSLLGAVGGVLIADYFVIRRARLDLRGLYEKSGPYWFTGGFNFLAVVALALGIAPCIPGFIGTVTTIKVPQIWLDLYHYAWFISFGISFLFHLLLTGLFGRRATSEAMA from the coding sequence ATGAGCCCTCCGCAAGCCGAAGCCGTCGCCGCAGTGGCCCCAGTCCAGATTACGAACGGCATCCACGAATTAACTTTTGCGCCGGTTGAATCCGCTTATCACAACGATGACCTCGCCCCGACGCGGCTGGCCGATCGCAAGTGGGGGATGAAGGACATCGCCGCTCTGTGGATCAGCATGGCGGCGTGCGTCCCAACCTACATGCTGGCCTCGGGCCTCATCGCGGGGGGGATGAATTGGTGGCAGGCCGTCCTGACCGTCTTCGCCGGAAACGTGATCGTGCTCATTCCGATGGTCCTCAATGCCCACGCGGGCACGAAGTACGGCATCCCGTTTCCGGTTTATTGCCGGGCGTCGTTCGGCATTTTGGGTGCAAATATCCCGGCGCTGCTTCGAGCCCTCGTGGCATGCGGGTGGTTCGGGATTCAGGCGTGGATCGGCGGCTGGGCGATCTTTACGATCATGGCTCAGTTCTTCCCTTCATGGAAAACGCTTTCCGATACGCCTCTGGGGATCAATGTTGCCGAGCTGGGGTGCTTCCTGTTTTTCTGGAGCATCAACATCCTCGTCATCTACAAGGGCATCGAGTCCATCCGCATCCTGCTGAACATCAAGGCGCCGCTGCTTCTGGTTCTCGGGTTGTGCCTATTGGCATGGGCCTACAATCGGGCCGGCGGGTTCGGTGCGATGCTCGATCAGCCGTCGCAGTTCGCCGCCGGTCAGCCCAAGGCCGGACAATTCTGGACCTTCTTCGTCCCGGCGCTCACCGCAAACGTCGGCTTCTGGGCCACACTTTCCCTCAACATCCCCGATTTCACTCGCTATGCCTATTCGCAGCGCGATCAGGTCGTCGGCCAGGCTGTCGGGCTTCCGACCACGATGGGGCTGTACTCGTTCATTGGCGTCGCCGTCACGTCGGCGGCCTTCGTGATTTACGGCGAGGACCCGACACTATGGGATCCCGTGGTGCTGCTCTCGCGGTTCGAGAATAAGGCGGTGCTGGTCCTGGCGATGTTTGCGTTGTGCATTGCCACCCTCGCCACGAATATCGCCGCCAACGTGGTGAGCCCGGCAAACGACTTCGCCCACGTCTGGCCGAAGAAGATCAATTTCCGAGTCGGTGGTTACATCACCGGCGCCATCGGTATCATCATGATGCCCTGGAAGCTGGTGGAAGACCCGACCGGCTATATCTACAAGTGGTTGGTGGCGTATTCCAGCCTGCTCGGGGCCGTCGGCGGGGTCCTGATCGCGGACTATTTCGTTATTCGTCGTGCCCGACTGGATCTTCGCGGCCTCTACGAAAAGTCAGGGCCGTACTGGTTTACCGGTGGTTTCAACTTCCTGGCCGTCGTCGCATTGGCGCTGGGGATCGCCCCGTGCATCCCCGGTTTCATCGGGACGGTGACGACGATCAAGGTGCCGCAGATATGGCTCGACCTGTACCACTACGCGTGGTTTATCAGTTTCGGAATCTCGTTCCTGTTCCATCTCCTGCTGACCGGCCTCTTCGGACGAAGGGCTACTTCCGAAGCGATGGCTTGA
- a CDS encoding metal ABC transporter permease, which yields MRLLQLALATGVLASVACGIVGSYVVTRRITYIAGAISHCVLGGMGAARYLQVVHGWREFTPLWGAVFASVISALIIGLVSLRAKEREDTVIGAIWAVGMATGVLFIAKTPGYDKDLMSYLFGNILMVSPDDLWLLAGLDLLIVAAGLLFYNKFLAVCFDEEFARLRGIAVEFYYLLLLCLIALTVVVLVKVVGIILVIALLTLPAATAGQFARTLTRMMIGATLICMATTIGGLALSYGPDLPAGATMIVLSAAVYVLAILASRALKPSLRK from the coding sequence ATGAGGCTGCTCCAGCTTGCCCTGGCGACGGGGGTGCTCGCGAGCGTCGCCTGCGGCATCGTCGGCAGCTATGTCGTCACCCGCCGGATCACCTATATCGCCGGCGCGATATCTCACTGCGTGCTCGGCGGCATGGGTGCGGCAAGGTATCTTCAGGTTGTCCATGGTTGGCGGGAGTTCACGCCGCTTTGGGGCGCCGTCTTCGCGTCCGTCATATCCGCACTGATCATCGGCCTGGTCAGTCTTCGCGCCAAAGAACGCGAAGACACCGTCATCGGCGCGATATGGGCCGTCGGCATGGCGACCGGCGTTCTCTTCATCGCCAAGACACCGGGCTACGACAAGGACCTGATGAGCTACCTCTTCGGTAACATCCTTATGGTCTCGCCCGACGATCTCTGGCTGCTGGCGGGACTCGACCTGCTGATCGTGGCCGCCGGGCTCTTGTTCTACAACAAATTTCTGGCGGTCTGCTTCGACGAAGAATTCGCCCGGCTCCGCGGGATTGCCGTTGAGTTTTATTATCTGCTGCTACTTTGTCTGATCGCGCTGACGGTCGTGGTGCTGGTGAAGGTGGTGGGGATCATCCTGGTGATCGCACTGCTCACACTGCCGGCGGCGACCGCCGGACAGTTTGCGCGAACGCTGACCCGGATGATGATCGGCGCGACACTCATCTGCATGGCGACGACGATCGGCGGGTTGGCGCTGAGCTATGGTCCCGACCTGCCGGCCGGCGCAACGATGATCGTTCTTTCCGCGGCCGTTTACGTCCTGGCGATCCTCGCGTCACGCGCGCTCAAGCCATCGCTTCGGAAGTAG
- a CDS encoding ABC transporter ATP-binding protein, with protein sequence METRPTVIEASGLRFSYDEATVLDDVTLAIADRDFVSIVGPNGGGKTTLLKLMLGLISPQEGYMRVFGLPPDKARGFIGYMPQHAQLDPLFPVSVLDVVIMGRLGIARCIGPYSAKDKEMARARLKDVNLESKASRPFSSLSGGQRQRVLIARALACEPKLLLLDEPTANLDLGVQDDLYALLRQLSERFTVVLVSHDVGFVSRFVKTVVCVNRTVHVHSSGELSNEAIIELYGRDVRLIHHDHSGPCAHRETP encoded by the coding sequence TTGGAAACCCGGCCGACCGTTATTGAAGCGAGCGGACTACGGTTCAGCTACGACGAAGCGACCGTCCTCGACGACGTGACGCTTGCGATCGCGGATCGCGACTTCGTTTCCATCGTCGGGCCCAACGGCGGCGGCAAGACGACGCTCCTCAAGCTCATGCTTGGCCTTATATCTCCTCAAGAGGGGTACATGCGCGTATTCGGTCTCCCGCCGGACAAGGCCCGCGGGTTCATCGGATACATGCCGCAGCATGCCCAGCTCGACCCGCTCTTTCCGGTGAGCGTGCTCGACGTGGTCATCATGGGACGACTGGGCATCGCCCGATGCATCGGTCCCTATTCCGCCAAGGACAAGGAGATGGCCCGCGCCCGGCTCAAGGACGTCAATCTGGAATCGAAGGCTTCCAGGCCGTTCTCCTCGCTGTCGGGCGGGCAGCGGCAGCGCGTGCTGATTGCCCGGGCCCTGGCGTGCGAACCGAAGCTTCTGCTGCTCGACGAGCCGACGGCCAATCTGGATCTAGGCGTTCAGGACGATTTGTACGCCCTGCTCCGGCAGCTCAGCGAGCGATTCACGGTCGTGCTTGTTTCACACGATGTCGGGTTCGTATCGCGATTCGTGAAGACGGTGGTCTGCGTGAATCGGACGGTTCACGTTCACTCCAGCGGCGAGCTATCCAACGAAGCCATCATCGAGCTTTACGGGCGAGACGTTCGACTGATCCATCACGACCACTCCGGTCCTTGTGCACATCGTGAGACGCCGTGA
- a CDS encoding zinc ABC transporter substrate-binding protein yields MMRRARILLGLSACGLVISAVLLQPCCNSKSADGPSDQSLVVFVTIAPQAYFVERVAGKRARVEVLVAPGQSYHTFEPTQRQIAAISASRAYFGIGVPFEAGIRDRMGSVSDRIKFVDTSEGIKRRPGVECFHDDDGASEHHHHDEEGDPHIWLDPRIVKKLAGRIEQTLSELDPDHAVEYRSNLTTFERELDAVHSKLTELLAPCRGKEFFVFHPSFGYFGDAYGLKQVAIEEGGKEPGARQIRMLVEKARTGGARVIFVQPQFATTGAEAVARELGAKLDTLDPLARDYLKNLEEMAQKIRSALAPVN; encoded by the coding sequence ATGATGAGGCGCGCGAGAATACTTCTGGGTTTGTCGGCTTGCGGGCTCGTCATCAGTGCCGTTCTGCTTCAGCCTTGTTGCAACTCAAAAAGCGCTGATGGTCCATCGGATCAATCGCTCGTTGTTTTCGTCACCATTGCCCCGCAAGCCTATTTTGTCGAACGCGTCGCGGGCAAACGTGCGCGCGTCGAGGTCCTCGTCGCGCCGGGGCAGTCTTATCACACCTTCGAACCCACGCAAAGACAGATCGCGGCGATTTCCGCCTCCCGCGCATACTTCGGGATCGGCGTTCCGTTTGAGGCGGGGATCCGCGATCGAATGGGATCGGTCAGCGACCGGATCAAGTTTGTCGATACGAGTGAGGGCATCAAGCGGCGTCCCGGCGTTGAGTGCTTCCATGATGACGACGGCGCGTCAGAGCATCATCATCACGATGAAGAGGGCGATCCGCACATCTGGCTCGATCCGCGGATCGTCAAGAAGCTGGCCGGGCGCATTGAGCAGACGCTTTCAGAGCTGGACCCCGATCACGCCGTCGAATACCGGAGCAACCTGACGACTTTCGAGCGTGAGCTGGATGCCGTGCATTCGAAGCTGACCGAGCTTCTTGCACCATGCCGGGGGAAGGAGTTTTTCGTATTTCATCCTTCCTTCGGTTACTTTGGGGACGCCTACGGCCTCAAACAGGTGGCGATCGAGGAGGGCGGCAAGGAGCCGGGCGCTCGACAGATACGCATGCTCGTCGAGAAGGCCAGAACCGGCGGCGCCCGAGTCATCTTCGTCCAGCCTCAGTTCGCGACGACGGGCGCGGAAGCAGTCGCCCGAGAACTCGGCGCAAAGCTGGACACTTTGGACCCACTTGCCCGGGACTATCTGAAAAACCTCGAGGAGATGGCACAAAAAATCAGAAGTGCACTGGCCCCGGTAAACTGA
- a CDS encoding flagellar biosynthesis anti-sigma factor FlgM yields MSEIQGLGVPVSSSTLREFANQTSRRSESANTAVLDDTVEISELASFLSRLSELPEVRARRIVNIRNEILDGSYVTPDKLDIASERLLNDLGD; encoded by the coding sequence GTGAGTGAGATACAGGGATTGGGGGTGCCGGTTTCATCGTCAACGTTGAGGGAATTCGCCAATCAGACTTCCCGCCGATCCGAGTCGGCCAACACCGCCGTCCTGGATGACACCGTTGAGATTTCGGAATTGGCATCGTTCTTGAGTCGCCTTTCGGAACTTCCAGAGGTCCGGGCTCGCCGAATCGTGAATATCCGCAACGAGATTCTGGACGGCTCGTACGTGACGCCTGACAAGCTGGACATTGCGAGTGAGCGGCTGCTTAACGATCTGGGAGACTGA
- a CDS encoding NAD(P)-dependent oxidoreductase — translation MSKNSPPDVAKIRAANFAELEPRYTADEAIAESSRCLFCYDAPCTRSCPTHIDIPKFIRQILHKNPIGAAETILSENIFGGSCARACPTEVLCEGACVDNTLLKSPVRIGRLQRFACDEAADKDVQFFKAGPDSGKKVAIVGAGPAGLTCAHELRKQGHAVTVFEAREMPGGINTYGIAYYKYDTKFALSEVEQVKRIGGIDLRTNSPVTGAQLSKLLAEYDAVFLGVGLGRTASLRIDGEDKSGVWEALDFIFQTHTMPLEKCQVGRKVLVVGGGNTAVDVGTAAIRLGAEEVTIAYRRGEAEMPAFKYEYELTKSDGIRWEFNAAPARVVSANGVATGLEFARTRLIGAGRDAKLETIPGSNFVLEADMIVKALGQEALLDLLKSVPGLKLENGKVAVDRSSGATSVPGLFAGGDCITKGGEVVDAVQQGKIGAAGIHAHLTGRK, via the coding sequence ATGTCAAAGAATTCTCCTCCCGACGTAGCGAAGATACGAGCCGCGAACTTCGCCGAACTCGAACCTCGGTACACCGCAGATGAGGCGATTGCCGAGTCCTCTCGATGCCTGTTTTGCTACGACGCGCCCTGCACGCGCTCGTGTCCGACACACATAGATATTCCCAAGTTCATCCGCCAGATTCTCCACAAGAACCCGATCGGCGCGGCGGAGACGATCCTCAGCGAGAACATCTTTGGCGGATCGTGCGCCCGTGCCTGTCCAACCGAAGTCCTCTGCGAGGGCGCCTGCGTGGACAACACGCTGCTCAAGTCGCCCGTGCGCATCGGCCGACTCCAGCGATTCGCCTGCGATGAGGCGGCTGACAAGGACGTTCAGTTCTTTAAGGCGGGGCCGGACTCCGGCAAGAAAGTGGCGATCGTCGGCGCCGGCCCGGCGGGACTGACCTGTGCTCACGAACTGCGCAAGCAAGGACACGCCGTTACCGTCTTTGAAGCCCGCGAGATGCCCGGCGGAATCAACACCTACGGCATTGCCTACTACAAATACGATACGAAGTTTGCCCTGTCTGAAGTCGAGCAGGTCAAGCGAATCGGTGGAATCGACTTGCGCACCAATTCGCCGGTCACTGGTGCGCAACTTTCAAAGCTGCTTGCCGAATACGACGCCGTCTTTCTCGGCGTCGGCCTGGGGCGCACCGCCTCACTCCGCATCGACGGCGAAGACAAGTCGGGCGTCTGGGAGGCCCTGGACTTCATCTTCCAGACCCACACCATGCCGCTCGAAAAGTGTCAGGTCGGCCGTAAGGTTCTCGTCGTCGGCGGTGGCAACACGGCCGTGGACGTGGGGACGGCCGCGATTCGGCTCGGCGCCGAGGAAGTGACGATCGCCTATCGCCGCGGCGAGGCGGAAATGCCCGCCTTCAAGTATGAGTACGAACTGACCAAGTCCGACGGCATCCGCTGGGAGTTTAACGCCGCGCCGGCGCGGGTCGTCAGTGCCAACGGCGTGGCAACCGGGTTGGAATTCGCCCGGACGCGCCTCATCGGGGCGGGTCGAGACGCCAAACTTGAAACCATTCCAGGCTCCAACTTCGTCCTGGAAGCCGACATGATCGTCAAGGCCCTGGGACAGGAGGCGCTGCTCGACCTCTTAAAGTCCGTTCCGGGACTCAAGCTGGAAAATGGAAAGGTCGCCGTGGATCGAAGCAGTGGGGCAACATCCGTCCCCGGGCTTTTCGCCGGCGGCGACTGCATCACCAAGGGGGGCGAAGTGGTCGATGCGGTGCAGCAGGGCAAGATCGGCGCCGCGGGGATTCACGCTCATTTGACTGGCAGGAAGTAG
- a CDS encoding retropepsin-like domain-containing protein, producing MSLRSDPTLHRWRVRLFAIALSFAGCAPPYDTLLVPPPAQGVSVAVKSQLALIVEGRVNGVTANILLDTGTILTSLASPRSIAKFGLVGDGPNPVDGSERDDLGVCRTGVVVDFDSTLFVAETVDIGGVVIGRAAFTVMHESGFDTFAEAGVDFIMSAPALMQVDWRVEDHGRQLVLLPAGSRDRPSDAVDLSVGGPLIPFSPLKVGVIALRVRLGNAANSSEALLDTGGAVALALGDEVLTDAGIDAASLAQIRTNILGAGAACETSIVRLPGVGIGSAVADNLPAVLIPEGRRRALLGWLILASHESVHVSTMGSWMELTPAADTPTLLGEPIGTFGMALKSTADGIYEIVTIADGFGAARAGLAVGEKIVRVNSIDVTTVEGKSELFGRRVHREGGAEMLIEDAAGVQRTVQVESDPIL from the coding sequence ATGTCCTTGAGGTCTGATCCCACTTTGCATCGATGGCGTGTCCGGCTCTTTGCGATCGCCTTGTCCTTCGCCGGCTGCGCTCCTCCCTATGACACGCTTCTCGTTCCGCCGCCTGCGCAGGGCGTCTCCGTCGCGGTCAAGTCTCAGCTTGCCCTGATCGTCGAGGGCCGCGTCAACGGTGTGACGGCGAACATTCTTCTGGACACCGGAACGATCCTGACCAGCCTGGCTTCGCCGAGGTCCATTGCAAAATTCGGCCTGGTTGGTGACGGGCCGAATCCGGTGGACGGATCGGAGCGCGACGACCTCGGCGTTTGCCGCACGGGGGTTGTTGTTGATTTTGATTCGACACTGTTCGTGGCCGAGACGGTGGACATCGGCGGCGTCGTGATCGGTCGCGCTGCATTTACAGTCATGCACGAGTCGGGCTTCGACACCTTTGCCGAGGCGGGCGTTGACTTCATCATGTCCGCTCCGGCGCTGATGCAGGTTGACTGGCGGGTTGAGGACCACGGCCGTCAATTGGTGCTCCTGCCGGCGGGATCGCGAGATCGTCCGAGCGACGCGGTTGATCTCAGTGTCGGGGGACCGTTGATCCCGTTTTCGCCGCTCAAGGTCGGCGTCATCGCGCTGCGCGTTCGCCTGGGGAATGCCGCGAATTCGAGCGAGGCCCTGCTGGACACCGGCGGGGCCGTGGCACTGGCACTGGGCGATGAAGTGCTGACCGACGCCGGAATTGATGCCGCCTCACTGGCACAAATTCGCACGAACATACTTGGCGCCGGCGCGGCCTGCGAGACGTCGATCGTCAGGCTTCCCGGCGTCGGAATCGGCAGCGCGGTCGCCGACAACTTGCCCGCCGTTTTGATTCCCGAAGGTCGTCGCCGGGCGCTACTCGGTTGGTTGATCCTCGCGAGTCACGAGAGCGTGCATGTATCGACCATGGGATCGTGGATGGAGTTGACCCCGGCGGCCGATACGCCGACGCTGCTTGGGGAGCCGATCGGCACCTTTGGAATGGCTCTCAAGTCCACCGCCGACGGAATCTATGAGATCGTGACGATCGCCGACGGCTTCGGCGCTGCACGGGCCGGGCTTGCCGTCGGCGAGAAGATCGTCCGGGTGAACAGTATCGACGTGACCACCGTGGAAGGCAAGTCTGAGCTCTTCGGGCGGCGCGTGCACCGTGAGGGCGGTGCGGAGATGCTCATCGAAGATGCGGCCGGCGTGCAGCGAACCGTGCAGGTCGAGTCGGATCCGATTCTGTAG
- a CDS encoding tyrosine-protein phosphatase: MIPRFGAQVSKRTFRLIVIVVLVAGGAGLAALALDRRLPKRLAVVEPKVLYRSGQPDTDQLEALQDELGIKTVLIVRKGDSRRVPEEVEYAESLGMKVVRIPIDSRVPISDDQVRAFFECVDEPANQPVLVHCSAGRHRTGYLCALYRIERQGWSVDRAMEEMLSFGFDRESQTVVEEQLRKYPRRGQEAPRDSRSSTDSPAPTQP; the protein is encoded by the coding sequence ATGATTCCGAGGTTTGGTGCCCAAGTGTCGAAGCGGACATTTCGACTGATCGTGATCGTCGTACTCGTCGCCGGAGGGGCCGGTCTGGCCGCCCTCGCGCTCGACCGGCGTCTGCCAAAGCGGCTGGCCGTCGTTGAGCCGAAGGTGCTCTATCGTTCCGGACAGCCCGACACGGATCAACTCGAGGCGCTTCAGGATGAGTTGGGAATCAAGACGGTCCTCATCGTTCGCAAGGGCGACAGCCGGCGCGTCCCCGAGGAAGTGGAATACGCCGAGTCGCTGGGGATGAAGGTGGTGCGAATTCCGATCGACAGCCGCGTGCCGATTTCCGACGATCAGGTGCGGGCGTTTTTTGAGTGCGTCGATGAACCGGCGAATCAGCCAGTTCTGGTGCACTGCTCAGCGGGCCGACACCGCACGGGATATCTATGCGCCTTGTATCGCATCGAGCGACAAGGGTGGTCGGTGGACCGGGCGATGGAGGAGATGCTCTCCTTCGGATTCGACCGCGAATCGCAGACCGTCGTTGAAGAGCAGCTACGCAAATATCCCCGCAGAGGGCAAGAAGCCCCCAGAGATAGCCGATCTTCGACCGACTCACCGGCGCCGACGCAGCCGTGA